CGGGCGGGCAAAAGCAAACGATGGTCATCATGCGGGCGCTGCTCTACAATCCTCCCGTCGTCTATCTGGACGAGCCAACCAAGGGCCTTGACCCGCTTGTCGCCAAGAAGATTCGGGCCTATCTCAAGCGCTACGTCAAGGATGAGCAGAAATCGCTGCTGCTCACATCGCACATTCTGCCCGAAGTTGACGAGATGGCCGACCGTGTCGCGCTGATCGCCGACGGCGTGATCCCGATCGTCTCCACGCCGACCAAGCTGAAGCAGAGCGTCAGCGTCCAGAGCTTTATCGAAGTCCCATGTACCTTAATCTCGCCGGAGGTCAAGGACGAGATTATGGCGAACAGCCTGATTCTGACGTGCCGCGAGCGCGAGCCGGGCTGGCTGTCATTCGGGGTGAACGATCTGCTCGACGGCACCGAGATGATGATCGCGCTGATGCGCAAGCACCAGATTCAGCCAACCATCCGCAACTACAATGTCTCGCTGGAAGATGCCTTTGTGCATCATGTTGGTGCTCTCGCGCAGCGCTTCGATACCTAGGTGTTTTAGGAGATCTCTCATGCTCGATACTGCGATCCCGATGGTCGGCGTTCCGCCCAAGGTGGAGAGCTTTTCAAAACCAGTCTCCGGCTGGACCGTGTGCAGAGCGACGATTACTAAAGAGCTGCTGATGGCCGGGCGGTATATGCCGGATTTGATCGGCAGAGTAGTCGAGGCCACGATCAAGGTCAGCTTCTTTCTGCTGATGGCGACATCGATCTCGGTCGAGAACGTCGATGCGCTGTCGGGCGCAAACCTGTCGAGCCACAGCCTGTCGCTGTTTTACCTTTCCAGCCTGATGCTGATGGTCTTCAACGGCACCGCGCTCTCCTCGCCGATCATCTCGGTCAACCGCGATCTGTATTTTGGAACGCTTGAATTTCTGTACAGCGGCCCGTCATCGCGCTATGCCTATTTCATCGGCACCGTGCTGGCAAGCGCGATTATCAATCAGGTCACGTTTCTGCCGATCTTCCTCTTCTATGTCTTCTACTCAGGCGTCAGCCTCTTTAATGTCTTGCTGGTGCTGGGCGTCTGCGCGCTGGTGCTGGTGACGATGGTTTCGATGGGCATTATGATCGCGCTCCTGACGCTGCTGCTGAAACAGATGGGCTCGATCGCTTCGCTGATCAGCCAGGCGTTTGAGTTTCTGGCCGGAGCGTATCTGCCGATCTCGGTCTTGCCCGTGTATATTCGCGTATTCGCCTATGTTCTGCCCTACACCTGGGGCTATGATCTCATTCGCTACTACAGCCTGAATGGTAACTGGAAGACCTTCTATCCCGTCTGGATCCAATGGTCGGCGCTGATCGGGTTTGCGATCATCTTTGTGATCGTCTCTCGGTACCTGCTCCAACAGACGGAAATCCGCGCCAAAAAAGAAGGGCTTCATCTGCTCTAGCCACGACGACCACAGATCGTCGCTGCCGGAAGCTGGCGCGTAGAGATGCGCCATGCTGGACGCCTGTTGCCCTGAGCTTTTGATCGACAAACGCTGAGTATCAGCTCGTGTACTGGCGCCACCGGCCCACTCCTGATCAGGATGGCGAGTCCGGCTGGCGAGTCACGAGCGCAGCGTGAGATTCCGTGGCGCGGCTTGTCTAGGTTGCAGCTCTGGAGCGATCCAGGCTACGACCGGTATCGCACAATCAGTGGAGGTATCAATGGATGTACGCACGGTCGGTGTAATCGGAGCTGGCGTGATGGGGCGCGGCGTCGCGCAGAACCTGGCCCAGACCCAGCACCAGGTTATCCTGGTGGATGTGAACGATGCCACCCTGGAGAGCGCCAGGGAAGAGATCTATCAGAGCGTCCGCTTTCATGGCCTGTTCAAGAAGACCGAGCAGCGGGAAACGCCGGATGCGGTTCTGCAACGGATTACCTTCACCACCAACTATGAGCTGTTGCAGGACGCCGATTTCGTGATCGAGAACGCTACCGAAAAATGGGACATTAAGCGCGAGATCTATCCTAAGATCGACGCGATCTGCCCGGAACACTGTGTCTTCGCGGCCAACACCTCGGCGATCTCGATTACGCGCATCGGCTCCGTCACCAAGCGCGCGCCGCAGATCCTCGGCATGCACTTTATGAATCCGGTGCCGATGAAGCCGGTGGTCGAGGTGATTCGCGGCTACCACACCTCGGAGGCGACGATCGCCACCGCGAAGAGCCTGCTGGCAAACATGGGCAAAGAAGGCATTGTGGTCAACGACGCGCCGGGCTTTGTCTCGAACCGCGTGCTGATGCTGACGATCAATGAGGCGATCTTCCTGGTGCAAGATCAGGTCGCCTCAGCCGAAGAGGTCGATCGGATTTTCAAGACGTGTTTTGGACACAAGATGGGACCGCTGGAAACCGCAGACTTGATCGGCCTCGACACGATTCTGTACTCGATCGATGTCCTCTACGAAAGCTTTAACGACAGCAAGTACCGTCCCTGCCCGCTGCTGAAGAAGATGGTCGATGCCGGGCTGCATGGCAAGAAAAACGGCCAGGGCTTCTACACCTACCGATCAACCACCCTGTAACCCCAAGAAAGGAATCACCGCTATGGAGAACGCAAAAGCGCGGATCAGACAATTCTTCGAGCGCTCGCTCCAGCGCAACGATCTGCCGGACGACGAGAATATCTTCGCGGCTGGCCTTGTCAACTCGCTGTTTGCGATGCAGCTTGTGCTGTTCGTCGAGAATGAGTTTGGCTTCAGCACCGATAACGACGATCTGGTCATCGATAACTTCAGCTCGATCAATGCGATTGCCAATCTGGTCGATCGAAAGATCGGCGCGATTGCCTGAGAGCGAAAGCTGTACGAGGCACTTCCTGGTGAAAGGAAATACCGATGGACATGGACCTGACTCCGCAGCAAAAAGAAGCCCAGGCAGGCTTTCGCTCGTTTGTCGACCAGCAGATTGTGCCACATGCCGATCGGTACGACCAGGAGGAGCGGATTCCGGCTGAGCTGGTCAGCGCGATGGCGCGAGCGGGCTATCTTGGCGCGATCGTGCCGGAAGAGTTCGGCGGCAGGCCGATCGACATGATTACCTACGGCTTGCTGGCGGAAGAGCTGGGCCGGGGTAGCTCGTCGGTGAACGCGCTGCTGACCGTTCACAGCATGTGCTCGTTCGCCATCGCTCGCTGGGGCAGCCCCGCGCAAAAAGAGCGCTGGCTCTCCCGCATGGCGCAGGGCACGCTGCTTGGCGCGTTTGCGCTGACTGAGATTCACGCCGGCAGCGATGCCAGGAGCGTCGAAACCGAGGCGGTGCCGACGAGCGACGGCTATATTCTCAACGGGCGCAAGCGCTGGATTACCTTCGGGCAGCTCGCCGATCTGTTTCTGGTCTTCGGCAAGTGCGAGGGCCAGCTCATGATCTTCTTCGTGGAGCGCAACACGCCGGGCCTGTCGGTAGCGCCGATTACGGGCATGCTCGGCTCGCGCGCCTCGATGCTGGGCGAGGTCACGCTCAACAACTGCCAGATCGCCAAAGAAGACGTGATCGCCAAGGCGGGCTTTGGCTTTGCCTCGGTGCTGGCCTCGGTGCTGGATATTGGCCGATACACCGTGGCCTGGAACTGTGTCGGGATTGGACAGGCGTGTTTAGAAGCCTCCTTGAGCTACACCAGCCAGCGCAAGCAGTTCGGCGTGTATCTCAAAGAGCATCAGCTGATCCAGCAGATGATCGCGAACATGCTGACTAATCTCAACGCGGCGCGGCTGCTGTGCTACCGGGCCGGGTACCTGAAGGAGAAGGGCGATCCACGGATGATCATGGAAACGATGATCGCCAAATACTTCGCCTCGACGATGGTTACGAAAGCGGCCAACGACGCGGTCCAGATCCACGGCGCGAACGGCTGTAGTAGCGATTATCCGGTCCAGCGGTATCTGCGCGACGCGCGGATTCAGGAGATCATCGAGGGTAGCTCCCAGATCCAGCAGATGACCATCGCGAAATATAGCTATCAGCAGTAGTAGCAAAAGGATATAGCACGATGTCACAGGAGTTGGTTGAGCCTGCGATCCAGAGTCACACCGAGCCGAAGACGGTGAAGTGTGTGGTCTGGGATCTTGACAACACGCTCTGGAAGGGCATTCTCCTCGAAAACGATCAGCTTGTGCTCACCGAGAACATTGCCGCGATCATCAAGACGCTCGACGAGCGAGGCATCTTGCAATCGGTTGCCAGCCGCAACGATCATGATGCGGCGATGGAGAAGCTGCGTGAGCTAGAGCTGGATCAGTACTTCTTGTATCCGCAGATCAACTGGAATCCTAAGTCATCGTCGATCGAGAAGATCGCCAAGCTGATCAACATCGGCCTTGACACCATCGCCTTTATCGACGATCAGCCGTTCGAGCGCGAGGAGGTGGCGTTCGCGCTGCCCGCCGTGCGCTGCATCGACGTGACCGAGCTCGGCACGCTGCTGGATCGCCCGGATATGAATCCGCGCTTCCTGACGGAAGACTCGCGCCTGCGCCGCCAGATGTATCTCAGCGACATCAAACGTCAGGAAGTCGAAGAAACATTTGCGGGATCGACCGATGCATTTCTGGCCTCGCTCAACATGATCTTCACGATCGGCCCGGCCCAGGAAGACGATTTGCAGCGCGCTGAAGAGCTGACGGTGCGCACGAATCAGCTCAACACCACCGGCTACACCTACGGCTACGAGGAATTGAATTTCCTCCGGCAATCGCCGCAGCATAAGCTCCTGATCGCCGGGCTGGAAGATAAGTACGGCACATACGGCAAAATCGGCCTGACGCTGGTCGATTGCCAGCCCGATGTCTGGACGATCAAGCTGCTGCTGATGTCGTGCCGGGTGATGTCGCGTGGCGTTGGCACGATCCTGATCGGCCATATCATGAACATGGCGCGCGCGCACAACGTCCGCCTCCACTCGGAATTCATCTCCAATGATCGCAATCGGATGATGTACGTCACCTATAAGTTCAACGGCTTCAAAGAAATATCTTCTGAGGGCAAGCGGATTGTCTTCGAGGCCGATCTCGACCGTATCCCACCCTTCCCGTCATACGTCGACGTGCGGATTCTGCCCTGATAGAGAGAGCAGACAAACAAAGAACAAAGCCCAGGCGCCACTGCTCTGCGTTCATCGGCGTTGGTGCGCAGGGCATGGCATCCGGTTTCGTTGTTCTTTGCTCTCTCTCAGGTGCGATGGAGCCGGGAATGTCCTGGGGCGCAGGCTTTATCATCAGGGGACAGTGATTCTATGAACTCCGTGGCTAGCCAGATTGCTGAACACTCGTCGGAGCAGCACCGATCGTCCATGATAGCCGAGCCGATCGCGATCATCGGCATGGGCTGTCGCTTCCCCGGAGGCGCTAGCGATCCGACGGCATTCTGGCACCTGCTGCGGAACGGCGTCGACGCGATCAGCGAGGTCCCGGCCTCGCGCTGGGATGCCGATGCTTTCTATGCTTCGCGCGCCGCGACGCCCGGTAAAACGGTGACACGCTGGGGCGGTTTTCTGGAGCAAGTCGATCTCTTCGACGCCGCTTTCTTCGGCATCACGCCCCGTGAAGCCACCTACATGGACCCGCAGCAGCGTCTGCTGCTTGAGGTCGCCTGGGAAGCGCTGGAGCACGCCTGCCAGTCCCGCGACAGGCTGGCGGGCACGTCGACGGGCGTGTTTATCGGGATTTCTGGCAGCGATTACGGCCAAAACCTTGAGCCGGAGCGCATCGTTCAGTACAGCGGTATCGGCAGCGCGGTTAACATTGCGGCAGGACGCATCTCCTACCTGTTCGATCTGCGCGGCCCGTGCGTCGCGGTCGATACCGCCTCGTCGTCTTCGCTGGTCGCAGTTCATCTCGCCTGCCAGAGCCTGCGCTCCGGCGAGAGCAGCCTTGCGCTGGCCGGTGGCGTCAAGCTGATGCTGTCGCCATCGGCATCCATTGTGTATTCCCAGATGCATGTGCTGGCGAGCGATGGCCGCTGCAAAACATTCGATAGCCGGGCCGATGGGTTCGTCCCAGGCGAGGGCTGTGGCGTCGTCGTGCTCAAGCGCCTGGCCGAAGCCCTGGCCGATGGCGATCCGATCCTGGCGGTGGTTCGCGGCTCTGCGATCAATCAGGACGGGCGCTCAAGCAGCCTGTCAGCGCCCAACGCGGAGTCGCAGCAGGCGGTGATCCGCCTGGCCCTGCGCAGCAGCGGCATCGACCCGCTCAGCGTGAGCTATGTTGAGACACACGGCAGCGGCACGCCGCTGGGCGATCCGATCGAGGTCGGCGCGCTGAGCGATGTGCTCGGTCGATCCGGCGATCAGGTGCCGCCATGTGTTCTGGGCGCGGTCAAGACAAATGTGGGTCATCTGGATACCGCCGCCGGGATCGCGGGGCTGATCAAGACGATCCTGGCCCTGCGTCACGGCGCGCTGCCGGGCAATCTCAACTTCCAGTCACTCAATCCGCAGATCACGCTGGACGGCACCCGCTTTGTTATTCCAACGGCGCTCCAGCCCTGGCCGGTCGATGGGCGGCGCATCGCCGGAGTTAATTCGTTCGGCTGGTCGGGCACGAATGCGCACGTTGTGGTTGAGGAAGCGCCGCCGATCACGGCTGCCGAGTCCAGGCCCTCCAAGCACGCGCCGCCGTATATGCTGCCGATCTCAGCTCAGCATCCTGAGGCACTTAAAGAGCTGGCGCGGCGCTATCATGCCCTGCTGACGGATCGGGCCGCTCCAGCGCTGCACGATCTTGCGTACACCGCCAGCACACGTCGGACGCACCACCAGTACCGCCTGGCTCTGATCGGCGCGTCTGCGGAAGCGCTGGCAGAGCAGGCGCAGGCGGTAGTGAGCGACGATCCGATGCCCGATCCGACCAGTCATGCGCAGCCATCCAACGTTGTCTTCTTCTTCCCCGGACAGGGATCGCAGTGGAGCGGCATGGCGCGCGATCTCCTGGACTCGGAGCCGGTCTTCCGCGAGATGATCGACGCCTGCGCCGCTGCGTTCCGCCCGTACACCACCTGGGATCTGCACGAACAGCTCCGCAATCCAATGCCCGATCCGCCGATCGATGTGATCCAGCCGACGCTGTTTGCGGTGACGCTCGGCATCTATGCGCTGTGGCAATCGTGGGGCATCGTGCCTGCCGCCGTGGTCGGGCACAGTATGGGCGAGGTCGCGGCGGCTTACGCGGCTGGAGCGCTCTCGCTCGACGATGCGGCGCGCATCACCTGCACTCGCTCGCGGCTGTTGCGCCGCTGTAGCGGGCAGGGCACGATGCTCATGGCCGATCTCACCGAGGCCCAAGCGGAGGCGGCGCTGGAAGGCTACCGGGATCGGCTCTCGGTGGCGGCGCTGAACGGGCCGCATACCACGGTCATCAGCGGAACGCCGGATGCGATCGAAGCGCTGAAGACGACGCTCGATCAGCAGCAGGTGTTCTGCCGCCGGATCAGCGTCGACATCGCCGCTCACAGCGTGCAGATGGAGCCGCTGCTGGAGGATGCTCGGATGGCGGTGATCGATCTGCGCCCCCGACCGAGCCATACCGTGTTCTACTCGTCGGTGCTGGCAGATGTGGTAGCGGGCGAGACGCTGGATGCCGACTACTGGACGCGCAACTTGCGCGAGCCCGTGCGGTTCGGCCCGACGGTCGCCGCGCTGATTGATGCGGGCTACCGCACCTTTGTCGAGATCAGCCCTCATCCGATCCTGATGCAGGCAGTTAAGGGCAGCCTGCATGCGGCGGGCCAGGCTGGCATCGTGCTGCCATCGCTGCGGCGGCAGGAAGATTCACGAGCGGCGCTGCTGGATACGCTGGGCGCGCTCTACAGCGCAGGCTATCCGGTCGACTGGGAGCGGCTGTATCCTGAGGGCGGGCGCTGTGTGGACTTGCCCGCCTATCCCTGGCAGCGCGAGCGATTCTGGATCGAGGGTCTGCCGACCTTTGCTGCATCCGGCGCTCAGCCCGGCTCCGAGCTTAAGCATGACCGGCTCCGACAGAACGGCGATCGAGCGGCGATCGACGGGGCGGGCAAGTCGCTCAGAAACGTGCCCGATCTTCATCCCGAAGCGCTGGCAAACGATCCTGATCAGCTCTCCGACCAATCGCTGTACGCGGTGCTGTGGGAGGAGCAGGATCGACCGGCTGGGCCGGAGCGGTCGCTGGATCAGGAGCGGTGGCTCATCTTTGCCGACGCGAGCGGTATCGGAAGCAGCATGGCGGCACGTTTACAGGCGCGTGGCGCGGAATGTGTGCTTGTAACGCCCGGCGCGCATGGGCTGGAAGGTCACGGTTCCAGCTACTGGCTCGATCCTGCCGGACCTGACGCCTTCCGCCAGCTTTTACAAGCCGTATCCGCTAGCTCCCGGCTGCCCTGCCGCAACATCATCTTTATGTGGAGCCTCACGTCGGCCACCGTTGATCGAGCGCCGCTCGAAGATCTCTTCTCGGCCAGATCCAACGGGATGATCAGCGCGCTGTATCTGGCTCAGGCGCTCGCGCGAAGCGGCTGGCGCGATCTACCCCGGCTGTGGCTCGTCACACGTGCGACGCAGGCGATCGGTGGTACGCGCGACACGCCGCAGCGGCTAGAGCAGGCCACGCTGTGGGGCGTGGGCCGCACCCTGATGTACGAGCACCCGGAGCTCCAGTGCTCGCTGCTGGACCTCCCCGCCGCCGGAATGGCGAACGAAGCGGAAGCGCTGGCTGAGGAATTTCTAGCGCGCACAACCGAAAATCAGGTAGCCCTGCGTGGCGCTCAGCGCTATGTAGCAAGGCTGGCGCACGCTACCGCAGAAGTCGTGGCACAGCGGGCGATTCTTCCAGACGCAGCGCTGACGCTGGCGGGCAATCGGCCCTTCCAGCTCACGATCGACCATCCCGGCGACCTTGAGCGGCTGACCCTGCGCGCTGCCAATCGCCGGGTGCCGGGTCCGGGGCAGGTTGAGATCCAGGTTCGGGCGAGCGGGCTGAACTTCGCCGACGTGCTGCGCGCCAGGGGTATCTATCCCGGCCAGGAGCACGGCAGCCCGCTGCTTGGCCTTGAGTGCGCCGGGATCATCACGGCTATTGGGAGCGGGGTGGCAGGGCTGGCGATCGGCGATGCTGTGGTAGCGTGTGCTGCCGGTGCCTTCGGCTCGCATGTCACGGCTGATGCCCGGTTTGTGGTACCCAAGCCTGAGCAGATCGACTTTGCCACTGCTGCAACCCTGCCGATGGCATTCATGACTGCCTGGCATAGCCTGGTAACGCAGGCGCGGCTGGCACCAGGCGAGCGCGTGCTGATCCATTCGGCGGCGGGCGGCGTTGGCCTCGCTGCCGTGCAGATCGCCAGGCAGCTTGGGGCCGACATCTTTGCCACGGCTGGCACGCCTGAGAAGCGGGCGTTCTTGCAATCGCTGGGTATTAGCCACGTGCTCGACTCGCGCTCCTCGTACTTCGCAAGCGAGATCCTGGAGCTGACGAACGGCCAGGGCGTCGATGTGGTCTTGAACTCGCTGACCGGCGTTGCGCTCTCCAAGAGCCTGGAAGCGCTCGGCCTGTATGGTCGCTTTGTCGAGCTGGGCAAGAAAGATATTTACCAGCACATGCCGCTGGATCTGGGAGCTTTCCGCAAGAGCCTGGCCTTCTTCGTGGTCGATGTGGCGGGCATGATGACGGCACGGCCCGACCACTTTGCCGGGCTGCTGCGCGAGATCATGGGACGTTTTACCGAAGGCAGCTTACAGCCCTCACCGCTGCGCTGCTTCCCGATCACGCAGGTGCGCGATGCGTTCGATCTGCTGGCGCAGCACCAGCACATCGGCAAGGTCGCGGTTCGTATCGACGCGCCTGAGCAGGTGCCCATCGCCCCGGCGGTAGCTCCACGCAGCGCCGTGCGTCCCGCCGGAACCTATGTGGTCGCTGGCGACCTGGAACAGCCTGGGCTGACGGTTGCGCGCTGGCTCGTCGACGAGGGCGTTCGCCATCTGGTCATGATCAGCCAGCGCGGCCCTTCGGCGGCAGCCCGGCGCGCGCTCGACGAGATCGCCGCAGCCGGAGCCTCGATCAGCGTTTACCAGGCCGATCTCGCCCGGCGCGATGAGCTTTCCGCCGTACTAGCCACGATTGCGCAGACCAACCAACCGCTGCGCGGCGTGCTGCATCTGGCAGACCTGCCAGGCAGCCGCGCGCTGGCCCAGCTCGATCCGGAGGGCTTGACCGCCATGATCGCGCCGCACCTGCACGGCGCATGGAATCTCCACAGCCTGACCGTGGACCTGCACCTCGATTGCTTCGTGCTCTGCTCCTCGGTCGCGGGTATGCTGGGGATGGCGGGGCAGGCAAGCCAGGCAGCGGTAGATACCTTCTTTGAGGCGCTGGCCTACTACCGCCGCGCCGAGGGCCTGACCGCCTTGAGTATCAACTGGAGCTGTACCGCCGATGCCGCCGAGCAGCATCGACCAACCAACCAGGGACTCAAAAGCATGACTTCGGCCCAGGCTGTAGCCGCGCTCAAGCAAATGATCGGCCAGGACGCGACTCAGGTTGGCGTTATGCCGTTGAACGTGCGCCAGTGGCTTCAGTTCCATCCGGGCGCGGCCACGCTCCCTGTCTTCGCGCGGCTGCTTCAGGAGCAAAAGCAGCAGCCCGCAGCTTCGCCCACGTCGAGCTCACTCGGCGTCGCCCTCCGCGACGCGGAGCCGGAGCAGCGCCTGGGGCTGCTGGAGCAATACCTGAAAGAGCAAGTCGCCAAAATCTTGCGGCTGGCACCGAGCAAGCTCGATCGGCATAAGCCGCTGGGCGCGCTCGGCCTCGACTCGCTGATGGCGCTTGAGCTGCGCAACCACTTAGAAGATAGCCTGGCGCTTCAACTGCCGGTCACGCTGATCTGGAACTACCAGACGATTGCTGCGCTCGGCGCACATCTTGTCGAGAAGCTGGGCCTGCCGCTTGAAACTCCGCCTCCGGTGGTGGAGCCGGAGCTGTCGCTTGACCAGGAAACCACGCTGGCGATGCTCCTCGCCGAGCTCAACAAATACTCAGTTGAGGAGCTGCGGGCAGCATTCTCGGACTAACGTTGCTCTGATGGCGCGGCATGTCCAGCAATGTCCTGCGCCGGTTTGACCATAATCGCCCGATCAGCGGGCGCATGAGCGAATGAAGGTAACGCTGCTATGGAGAACAACACCCCGATCAATCAGCGCCGTGCCGAGCTGTCTTCGGCCAAACGGGCGTTACTGGAGCAACGCTTACGCGGCGCACGCGGCGGCGGCACAGAGGCCGACCCGCCGATCCCACGTCGAACGGGATCTGATCCAGTCCCGCTGTCATTTGTCCAGCAGCGGCTCTGGTTTTTGAGCCAGCTCGAGCCGCAGAACCCGTTCTATAACATCTACGGCACGGCGCTCTTGATCGGCACGCTCGACATCGGTGTCTTGGAGCGCAGCATTGTCATGCTCCTTGAGCGCCATGAGTCGCTGCGGACCTTCTTTCCGGTGGTCGATGGGCAGGCGAGCGCGGTTGTACTGCCCGCTTCGAGCTTCAGGCTTGAGCAGATCGAGCTGGGACCGCTGCCCGAAGACCGCTACGAGGCCGTGCTCCGCGCGGAGGTCGAAGCGCTCATGCTCCAGCCCTTCAACCTGGCCGGGGGGCTGCTCTTTCGCGCGATTCTGCTGCGGCTCGACGCGCAACACCACGGTATCCTGTTTCTGATGCATCACATCATCGCCGATGGCTGGTCGATCGGGATCTTCAACCACGAGTTTGCGCTCTGCTACCAGGCCCTGGCTCAGGGCCGCGCGCCGACGCTGAGCGCCCTGCCGATCCAGTACGCCGATTACGCGGTGTGGCAGCACAACTGGCTCCAGGGCGCGGTGCTGGAGCGGCATCTATCGCATTGGCGGCGGCAGCTGGCCGACAGCCAGCCGCTCTTTCCGCTGCCGACCGACTTCCCACGTCCGCCGGTGCAAACCTTTGTGGGCGCGCACTATCACTTTCCGCTGAGTCCGGAGCGCGTCGCCGCGCTGACCGCGCTCGGTCGGCAGGAGGGCGCGACCCTGTTTATGACGCTGCTGGCGGCCTTCCAGATCTTGCTGGGCCGCTACAGCGGGCAGGATGATATTCTGGTCGGCACGCCCTCGGCCAACCGGACGCGCCCGGAGCTGGAAGGGCTGATCGGCATGTTCGTCAGCACCCTGGCGCTGCGCGTCAACCTGGGCGACCAGCCCTCGTTCCGCGAGCTGCTGCGCCGGGTGCGCAATGTAACCGCCGCCGCCTACGAGCACCAGGATTTGCCCTTTGAGCAGTTGCTCGAAGAGCTGAAGCATCCGCGCTCGCTGAGCTACTCGCCGATCTTCCAGATCTTCTTCGCCCTGCAAAACGTCCCGACGCCGCCGGTGGATCTGCCGCGATTACGGATCAGCCGATTCGAGACGGGCAACAACTCGGTCAAATTCGACCTGACGCTCAACATCGAGGAGATGAGCGGCGGCGGTCTGATGGCCTGCTTCGATTACCGCACGGACCTGTTTTTGCCCGCGACGATTGAGCGCATGGCCGAACACTATCAAATCCTGCTCGACGC
This Herpetosiphonaceae bacterium DNA region includes the following protein-coding sequences:
- a CDS encoding type I polyketide synthase produces the protein MIAEPIAIIGMGCRFPGGASDPTAFWHLLRNGVDAISEVPASRWDADAFYASRAATPGKTVTRWGGFLEQVDLFDAAFFGITPREATYMDPQQRLLLEVAWEALEHACQSRDRLAGTSTGVFIGISGSDYGQNLEPERIVQYSGIGSAVNIAAGRISYLFDLRGPCVAVDTASSSSLVAVHLACQSLRSGESSLALAGGVKLMLSPSASIVYSQMHVLASDGRCKTFDSRADGFVPGEGCGVVVLKRLAEALADGDPILAVVRGSAINQDGRSSSLSAPNAESQQAVIRLALRSSGIDPLSVSYVETHGSGTPLGDPIEVGALSDVLGRSGDQVPPCVLGAVKTNVGHLDTAAGIAGLIKTILALRHGALPGNLNFQSLNPQITLDGTRFVIPTALQPWPVDGRRIAGVNSFGWSGTNAHVVVEEAPPITAAESRPSKHAPPYMLPISAQHPEALKELARRYHALLTDRAAPALHDLAYTASTRRTHHQYRLALIGASAEALAEQAQAVVSDDPMPDPTSHAQPSNVVFFFPGQGSQWSGMARDLLDSEPVFREMIDACAAAFRPYTTWDLHEQLRNPMPDPPIDVIQPTLFAVTLGIYALWQSWGIVPAAVVGHSMGEVAAAYAAGALSLDDAARITCTRSRLLRRCSGQGTMLMADLTEAQAEAALEGYRDRLSVAALNGPHTTVISGTPDAIEALKTTLDQQQVFCRRISVDIAAHSVQMEPLLEDARMAVIDLRPRPSHTVFYSSVLADVVAGETLDADYWTRNLREPVRFGPTVAALIDAGYRTFVEISPHPILMQAVKGSLHAAGQAGIVLPSLRRQEDSRAALLDTLGALYSAGYPVDWERLYPEGGRCVDLPAYPWQRERFWIEGLPTFAASGAQPGSELKHDRLRQNGDRAAIDGAGKSLRNVPDLHPEALANDPDQLSDQSLYAVLWEEQDRPAGPERSLDQERWLIFADASGIGSSMAARLQARGAECVLVTPGAHGLEGHGSSYWLDPAGPDAFRQLLQAVSASSRLPCRNIIFMWSLTSATVDRAPLEDLFSARSNGMISALYLAQALARSGWRDLPRLWLVTRATQAIGGTRDTPQRLEQATLWGVGRTLMYEHPELQCSLLDLPAAGMANEAEALAEEFLARTTENQVALRGAQRYVARLAHATAEVVAQRAILPDAALTLAGNRPFQLTIDHPGDLERLTLRAANRRVPGPGQVEIQVRASGLNFADVLRARGIYPGQEHGSPLLGLECAGIITAIGSGVAGLAIGDAVVACAAGAFGSHVTADARFVVPKPEQIDFATAATLPMAFMTAWHSLVTQARLAPGERVLIHSAAGGVGLAAVQIARQLGADIFATAGTPEKRAFLQSLGISHVLDSRSSYFASEILELTNGQGVDVVLNSLTGVALSKSLEALGLYGRFVELGKKDIYQHMPLDLGAFRKSLAFFVVDVAGMMTARPDHFAGLLREIMGRFTEGSLQPSPLRCFPITQVRDAFDLLAQHQHIGKVAVRIDAPEQVPIAPAVAPRSAVRPAGTYVVAGDLEQPGLTVARWLVDEGVRHLVMISQRGPSAAARRALDEIAAAGASISVYQADLARRDELSAVLATIAQTNQPLRGVLHLADLPGSRALAQLDPEGLTAMIAPHLHGAWNLHSLTVDLHLDCFVLCSSVAGMLGMAGQASQAAVDTFFEALAYYRRAEGLTALSINWSCTADAAEQHRPTNQGLKSMTSAQAVAALKQMIGQDATQVGVMPLNVRQWLQFHPGAATLPVFARLLQEQKQQPAASPTSSSLGVALRDAEPEQRLGLLEQYLKEQVAKILRLAPSKLDRHKPLGALGLDSLMALELRNHLEDSLALQLPVTLIWNYQTIAALGAHLVEKLGLPLETPPPVVEPELSLDQETTLAMLLAELNKYSVEELRAAFSD